The following proteins come from a genomic window of Novosphingobium aromaticivorans DSM 12444:
- a CDS encoding thioredoxin domain-containing protein has product MKFARALMLAALPLTLGLAACDKKSDATGGEVASAEPIAKIPAPAGKAWTETFSVTPDGGYLLGNPDAPIKLIEFGALSCSHCAEFSEKGFPKLRDEYIASGRVSYELRLFLLNALDMPAVLLATCGAPEAVIPLSEQFWAWQPNMFSNLQKDEAAFQQISNLPAEKRFAGIAQLGGLSEFFASRGIAAAQGATCLADTAKATRLATVNDQWGKEYDITGTPTFFLNGSKTGVATWAELEPMLQKAGAR; this is encoded by the coding sequence ATGAAATTCGCCCGCGCCCTGATGCTTGCCGCCCTGCCGCTGACCCTCGGCCTTGCCGCCTGCGACAAGAAGAGCGATGCAACCGGGGGCGAAGTCGCCAGCGCCGAACCCATCGCAAAGATCCCCGCGCCCGCAGGCAAGGCCTGGACCGAAACCTTCTCGGTCACGCCCGATGGCGGCTACCTTCTCGGCAATCCCGATGCGCCGATCAAGCTGATCGAATTCGGCGCGCTCTCGTGCTCGCACTGCGCGGAATTCTCCGAAAAGGGCTTCCCCAAGCTGCGCGACGAATACATCGCCTCGGGTCGCGTCTCCTATGAACTGCGCCTGTTCCTGCTGAACGCGCTCGACATGCCCGCCGTTCTGCTGGCCACCTGCGGCGCACCCGAAGCCGTCATTCCGCTGTCGGAACAGTTCTGGGCATGGCAGCCGAACATGTTCAGCAACCTCCAGAAGGACGAGGCTGCGTTCCAGCAGATCTCCAACCTTCCGGCCGAAAAGCGTTTCGCCGGTATCGCCCAGCTGGGCGGCCTCAGCGAATTTTTCGCCTCGCGCGGCATCGCCGCCGCCCAGGGCGCGACCTGCCTTGCCGACACCGCCAAGGCGACCAGGCTCGCCACGGTGAACGACCAGTGGGGCAAGGAATACGACATCACCGGCACGCCCACCTTCTTCCTCAACGGCAGCAAGACCGGCGTCGCCACCTGGGCAGAACTTGAGCCCATGCTGCAGAAGGCAGGCGCCCGCTAA
- a CDS encoding DsbA family oxidoreductase, producing MSAPARVALDLWSDVMCPWCVIGLAQIDKALALLGDEVNATIRFHPFELNPDMPDEGEEQAAHIQRKYGRTPEQSAGVRETLRQAAERAGYSFDYVGEGEAPPAMMWNTRLAHRLLTWALHDFGPEKQMPLKRALFDAHFKERRNVSDPEVLAAIAESVGLDRVAALRAMIDPQIDAMVVAGQRQAWDMNVSGVPALVINGKLIVPGAQEPQVYVDLIRKVVAREAAGFA from the coding sequence ATGAGCGCGCCCGCGAGGGTGGCGCTCGACCTGTGGTCCGACGTGATGTGCCCGTGGTGCGTGATCGGACTGGCGCAGATCGACAAGGCGCTGGCGCTGCTGGGCGACGAGGTGAACGCGACGATCCGGTTCCACCCGTTCGAGCTGAATCCCGACATGCCCGACGAGGGCGAGGAGCAGGCCGCGCACATTCAGCGCAAGTATGGCCGCACGCCCGAGCAATCCGCCGGCGTGCGCGAGACGTTGCGGCAGGCGGCGGAGCGCGCGGGCTATTCGTTCGACTATGTCGGAGAGGGTGAAGCGCCCCCGGCGATGATGTGGAACACCCGGCTGGCGCACCGCCTGCTGACCTGGGCGCTGCACGACTTCGGACCCGAAAAGCAGATGCCGCTGAAGCGTGCACTGTTCGACGCGCACTTCAAGGAGCGGCGCAACGTGTCGGACCCGGAAGTGCTGGCCGCGATCGCCGAGAGCGTGGGGCTGGACCGCGTTGCGGCGCTGCGGGCGATGATCGACCCCCAGATCGACGCGATGGTCGTCGCCGGCCAGAGGCAGGCCTGGGACATGAACGTGAGCGGCGTTCCGGCGCTGGTCATCAATGGCAAGCTGATCGTGCCCGGTGCCCAGGAGCCGCAGGTCTATGTCGACCTGATCCGCAAGGTCGTGGCGCGCGAGGCGGCGGGGTTCGCCTAG
- a CDS encoding A/G-specific adenine glycosylase codes for MQARGQATAKFDPQAIAPALLDWYDAHARKLPWRRLPGEARQDPYRVWLSEVMLQQTTVAAVGPYFEKFTRLWPTVGDLAAADDGDVMAAWAGLGYYARARNLLACARAVAAMGGTFPDSEDGLRALPGLGEYTAAAVAAIAFGRRAVVVDANVERVIARLFAIDEPLPAGKAAIRLAAGQVTPEERAGDFAQAMMDLGATVCTARSPRCMLCPLREHCRALAEGAPERLPVKAARKAKPVRQGRAYWIEREGRVLLVRRPGRGMLGGMRALPDDGWSARGDGADAIGGEWRGGGVVRHGFTHFDLELQLMLCVQAEAASLPGLNDIEGEWWPVDEIEAAGLPTVFAKAARLAIAERIG; via the coding sequence ATGCAGGCCAGAGGACAAGCCACAGCCAAGTTCGATCCGCAGGCGATCGCGCCCGCCTTGCTCGACTGGTACGATGCCCATGCACGCAAGCTGCCGTGGCGGCGGTTGCCGGGAGAAGCGCGGCAGGACCCCTACCGGGTGTGGCTGTCCGAGGTCATGCTGCAGCAGACGACCGTGGCGGCGGTGGGCCCCTATTTCGAGAAGTTCACGCGTTTGTGGCCGACGGTTGGCGACCTGGCGGCGGCGGACGACGGCGATGTCATGGCTGCCTGGGCCGGGCTGGGTTATTATGCCCGGGCCCGCAACCTGCTGGCATGTGCGCGGGCGGTGGCGGCCATGGGCGGGACTTTCCCCGATAGCGAGGACGGTCTTCGCGCGCTGCCCGGACTGGGCGAATATACGGCGGCGGCGGTGGCTGCGATCGCGTTCGGCCGTCGGGCGGTGGTGGTCGATGCCAATGTCGAGCGCGTCATTGCCCGGCTTTTCGCCATCGATGAGCCCTTGCCGGCGGGGAAAGCGGCGATCCGGCTGGCGGCGGGGCAAGTGACTCCGGAGGAGCGGGCGGGCGATTTCGCCCAGGCGATGATGGACCTTGGCGCTACGGTGTGCACCGCGCGGTCGCCCCGGTGCATGTTGTGTCCACTGCGCGAACATTGCCGCGCGCTTGCCGAAGGTGCGCCCGAGCGCCTGCCGGTGAAGGCCGCGCGCAAGGCAAAGCCGGTGCGGCAGGGGCGCGCCTACTGGATCGAGCGCGAGGGCAGGGTGCTGCTGGTGCGGCGGCCGGGGCGCGGGATGCTGGGCGGAATGCGCGCGCTGCCCGACGACGGCTGGTCGGCGCGAGGCGACGGCGCCGACGCCATCGGCGGCGAATGGCGCGGGGGCGGCGTGGTTCGCCACGGCTTCACGCATTTCGATCTCGAATTGCAATTGATGCTTTGCGTTCAGGCGGAAGCGGCTAGTCTGCCCGGCCTGAACGATATCGAGGGAGAATGGTGGCCAGTCGACGAGATCGAGGCCGCCGGATTGCCGACCGTTTTCGCCAAGGCGGCGCGGCTGGCGATTGCCGAAAGGATTGGCTGA
- a CDS encoding DUF721 domain-containing protein, translating to MESTPSDAAKRKSRKAAGGTAGKPFERQRGGEARQIADLMPAIGRTAFRRFGFVQSSVVTRWPEIVGERHARHCMPEAIRFPPGEKSDGILQLVVSPAHAPIIQHVVPEIMDRVNRFFGYRAVARVKIRQGVVQAPKAKDGPRTAPPSLKPIPMELGDSLRDIGDPELRTVLESLARSLDIAAKGDKVG from the coding sequence ATGGAAAGCACCCCTTCGGACGCCGCGAAACGCAAATCCCGCAAGGCCGCCGGCGGCACGGCAGGAAAGCCGTTCGAACGCCAGCGCGGCGGGGAAGCGCGCCAGATCGCCGATCTGATGCCGGCCATCGGCCGCACCGCGTTCCGCCGCTTCGGCTTCGTCCAGTCCAGCGTCGTCACCCGCTGGCCCGAAATCGTGGGCGAACGTCACGCGCGCCATTGCATGCCGGAAGCGATCCGCTTTCCGCCGGGCGAAAAGTCCGACGGCATCCTGCAACTCGTCGTCAGCCCCGCGCACGCGCCGATCATCCAGCATGTCGTTCCGGAAATCATGGATCGCGTTAACCGCTTCTTCGGCTATCGAGCCGTGGCCAGGGTCAAGATCCGGCAAGGCGTCGTTCAGGCGCCCAAGGCCAAGGACGGGCCGCGCACCGCGCCGCCGTCGCTGAAGCCGATACCCATGGAACTCGGGGATTCGCTGCGCGATATCGGTGACCCGGAACTGCGCACGGTACTGGAATCGCTGGCGCGCAGCCTCGACATCGCAGCCAAGGGGGACAAGGTCGGATGA
- a CDS encoding GIY-YIG nuclease family protein, with protein MEKGGWVYIMANRYRGGMYVGVTSDLVRRVWQHREGVGSSHVDDFGKTRLVYAERHEEIEPAIAREKLVKKWRREWKFALIEAGNPDWLDLWEQWYPAAIALRGVVER; from the coding sequence ATGGAAAAGGGTGGCTGGGTCTACATCATGGCAAACCGCTATCGTGGCGGGATGTACGTTGGCGTTACCTCCGATCTCGTTCGGCGCGTGTGGCAGCATCGTGAAGGTGTAGGCTCAAGCCACGTGGACGACTTTGGAAAGACGAGGCTGGTCTACGCCGAGCGCCACGAAGAGATCGAACCCGCCATCGCCCGCGAGAAACTGGTCAAGAAATGGCGCCGGGAATGGAAATTCGCGCTGATCGAAGCAGGCAATCCCGATTGGTTGGACCTTTGGGAGCAGTGGTATCCGGCGGCGATTGCTTTGCGGGGCGTCGTTGAAAGGTAG
- a CDS encoding thioredoxin domain-containing protein, with amino-acid sequence MIGKSIRAIAGTMIAAGAAVLLMGAGKPAKPAPRANWVASSTVTADGHHLLGNPAAKLRLVEFVSYTCPHCSHFEIESEGQLKIGMVQPGKGAIEVRNFVRDPIDMTVALITNCVPPSRFFTLHTAFMRSQAQWIGPLANSTEAQRQRWFNGTFATRTRAIASDFRFYDFMAARGMDRSTLDRCLSNEALAKKLAAETDEAINQYNVSGTPSFMIDGILLAGTHDWASLRPQILARLN; translated from the coding sequence ATGATTGGCAAAAGCATAAGGGCAATCGCGGGCACCATGATCGCGGCGGGCGCAGCCGTGCTTCTCATGGGCGCCGGCAAGCCCGCAAAGCCCGCCCCCCGCGCGAACTGGGTGGCCTCCTCTACCGTGACGGCCGATGGTCACCACCTGCTCGGCAATCCCGCGGCAAAACTGCGCCTCGTCGAATTCGTCAGCTACACCTGCCCGCATTGCTCGCACTTCGAGATCGAATCCGAAGGGCAGCTCAAGATCGGCATGGTCCAGCCGGGCAAGGGCGCGATCGAGGTGCGCAACTTCGTGCGCGATCCGATCGACATGACCGTGGCGCTCATCACCAACTGCGTGCCGCCCAGCCGCTTCTTCACCCTGCACACCGCCTTCATGCGCAGCCAGGCCCAGTGGATCGGCCCGCTCGCCAACTCGACCGAGGCGCAACGCCAGCGCTGGTTCAACGGCACCTTCGCCACCCGCACCCGCGCCATCGCCAGCGATTTCAGGTTCTACGACTTCATGGCCGCGCGGGGCATGGACCGCTCGACGCTCGACCGCTGCCTTTCGAACGAAGCTCTCGCCAAGAAGCTCGCGGCCGAAACCGACGAGGCGATCAACCAGTACAACGTATCGGGCACGCCCAGCTTCATGATCGACGGCATCCTCCTCGCCGGCACCCACGACTGGGCCTCCCTCCGCCCCCAGATCCTCGCTCGCCTCAACTGA
- the smc gene encoding chromosome segregation protein SMC encodes MQFRRLKLSGFKSFVEPAELRIEPGLTGVVGPNGCGKSNLLEAIRWVMGESSPKSMRGGGMEDVIFAGTATRPARAFAEVMLTAETDPSGPFGGELEVVRRIERGAGSAYRVNGKDVRAKDVALVFADAATGAHSPALVSQGRIAAVIAAKPAERRMMLEEAAGIAGLHVRRRDAEQKLRATEANLGRLVDLLSGLESQIATLRRQARAAERYRAVSEKIRLAEARLVFARWRDAAAAAEAARKQAVAAEDAVKAAALLANQAQAAQHKSAATLAEARDDLFDRRQDAAAHGQRMASLTAQLEAAEQRLRDIDRQLSRIEEDRASADRLTEDAAAAMARLEQDLAAAETALAGDEARRPTLAAAVDDADRAARAAEVALAQRVAEQAGIDAEWRVAEAAVSAARQRLARLDADATRLAQQAEALSREADPEAQIAEAEAKRAEAAATLADAEAQRADLLRQREDLTTRRDAASNALAQARADLAGVEREADALARDKAAREKAAAAKGLGKAAIAGTRAAAGYERALAAVLGRDAAAPVGAAPADAEGRFWTGAEAPEPLADSLVRHIPTCPPELAARLALVRVAEADEGQVLRPGEWLVTRSGRLRRWDGFVARGEGAAEAAALEAENRLAELQALLPARREALAAAEAGFEDVRVTLGAVQVTLSQTEKTLSAAADAERAALRALDAAEAARARLDQRKAEISRTQTDLAEQRQSAQAELSAAEDKRSSLPDPAAGRAALDAARARNDAARTSLQSASAAAASIEQQIAVGKERLAGIKGDIRAWQARAGDAAKRLAEMTGRREELEAERAVSAVKPAGFIAEIEQGETIRQRLATDLAAAETALAEAESASKQADSALSAANEALATAREARAGATARAENEDARRQEMAGISGERFQCPPPLLPERFGFASAEVAAAGDESAAMDRLVAERERIGPVNLVAADELAEAEERHGTSIAEQAELTEAVHRLRGSIGNLNREGRERLRAAFEAVDGHFRRLFARLFGGGEAHLALVDSDDPLDAGLEIFAQPPGKRLQSLTLLSGGEQALTAVALIFALFLTNPAPICVLDEVDAPLDDANIERFCDLLDAMVQETSTRYLIVTHNAVTMSRMHRLFGVTMVERGVSRLVSVDLGGAVELLESAV; translated from the coding sequence ATGCAGTTCAGGCGCTTGAAGCTCTCCGGCTTCAAGAGCTTTGTCGAGCCTGCGGAACTGCGCATCGAACCCGGCCTTACCGGCGTCGTCGGCCCCAACGGCTGCGGCAAGTCCAACCTCCTCGAAGCGATCCGCTGGGTCATGGGCGAAAGTTCGCCCAAATCCATGCGCGGGGGCGGCATGGAGGACGTGATCTTCGCGGGCACCGCCACCCGCCCCGCGCGCGCCTTCGCCGAAGTCATGCTGACGGCAGAGACGGACCCGTCCGGTCCGTTCGGCGGCGAACTCGAAGTGGTCCGCCGGATCGAGCGGGGGGCGGGATCGGCCTACCGGGTCAACGGCAAGGACGTGCGGGCCAAGGACGTCGCGCTCGTCTTTGCCGATGCCGCCACCGGCGCGCACAGCCCCGCGCTCGTCAGCCAGGGCCGCATTGCCGCGGTCATTGCCGCCAAGCCCGCCGAACGCCGGATGATGCTGGAAGAGGCGGCGGGCATCGCCGGTCTCCACGTCCGCCGCCGCGACGCCGAACAGAAGCTGCGCGCGACCGAGGCCAATCTGGGCCGGCTCGTCGATCTCCTCTCCGGCCTCGAAAGCCAGATCGCCACGTTGCGTCGGCAGGCGCGGGCGGCCGAACGCTATCGCGCGGTCAGCGAGAAGATCCGGCTGGCCGAAGCGCGGCTCGTCTTCGCCCGCTGGCGCGATGCCGCCGCTGCGGCGGAAGCCGCGCGAAAACAAGCTGTTGCGGCTGAAGACGCGGTAAAGGCCGCGGCGCTCCTCGCCAACCAGGCGCAGGCCGCGCAGCACAAGTCCGCCGCGACGCTCGCCGAAGCGCGCGACGATCTCTTCGACCGCCGCCAGGACGCCGCCGCCCATGGCCAGCGCATGGCCTCGCTCACCGCGCAGCTCGAAGCCGCAGAGCAGCGCCTCAGGGACATCGACCGCCAGCTTTCCCGGATCGAGGAGGACCGCGCCAGCGCCGACCGCCTGACCGAGGACGCCGCCGCCGCCATGGCCCGCCTCGAACAGGACCTGGCCGCCGCCGAAACTGCCCTTGCGGGCGACGAGGCGCGCAGGCCGACCCTTGCGGCAGCGGTCGACGACGCCGACCGCGCTGCCCGCGCGGCCGAAGTCGCGCTTGCGCAGCGTGTTGCGGAACAAGCCGGCATCGATGCCGAATGGCGCGTTGCCGAAGCCGCCGTATCCGCCGCCCGCCAGCGTCTGGCGCGGCTCGATGCCGACGCGACGCGGCTTGCCCAGCAGGCCGAAGCGCTTTCGCGAGAGGCCGATCCGGAAGCGCAAATCGCTGAAGCGGAAGCGAAACGTGCCGAAGCCGCAGCCACGCTCGCCGATGCAGAAGCTCAACGTGCCGACCTCCTGCGCCAGCGAGAGGACCTGACCACGCGGCGCGATGCGGCAAGCAATGCCCTGGCGCAGGCCCGTGCCGACCTCGCCGGCGTGGAGCGCGAAGCCGATGCTCTCGCCCGCGACAAGGCCGCGCGCGAAAAGGCGGCCGCCGCCAAGGGCCTGGGCAAGGCCGCCATCGCCGGAACCCGCGCCGCAGCAGGCTACGAACGCGCCCTCGCCGCCGTCCTCGGTCGCGATGCGGCCGCCCCGGTCGGCGCGGCGCCCGCCGATGCCGAAGGGCGCTTCTGGACAGGGGCCGAGGCGCCGGAACCGCTCGCGGATTCGCTGGTCCGCCATATTCCCACCTGCCCGCCCGAACTCGCCGCCCGCCTTGCCCTGGTGCGCGTCGCCGAAGCGGATGAGGGGCAAGTCCTACGTCCGGGAGAATGGCTGGTCACCCGGTCGGGCAGGCTGCGTCGGTGGGACGGGTTCGTCGCGCGGGGCGAAGGCGCGGCAGAAGCTGCGGCGCTCGAGGCGGAGAACCGCCTGGCCGAATTGCAGGCACTTCTACCGGCCCGACGCGAGGCACTTGCGGCCGCCGAGGCCGGGTTCGAGGACGTTCGTGTCACTTTAGGTGCCGTTCAGGTCACGCTGTCGCAGACGGAAAAAACGCTCTCCGCCGCCGCCGATGCCGAACGTGCGGCGTTGCGCGCGCTCGACGCGGCAGAGGCGGCGCGCGCCCGGCTCGACCAGAGAAAAGCTGAAATTTCAAGAACTCAGACAGACCTGGCGGAGCAACGCCAGTCCGCGCAGGCAGAGCTTTCGGCAGCCGAGGACAAGCGAAGCAGCCTCCCCGACCCGGCCGCCGGCCGCGCCGCGCTCGACGCCGCCCGCGCCCGCAACGACGCGGCCCGCACCTCGCTCCAGTCCGCGTCGGCTGCGGCGGCATCCATCGAACAACAGATTGCCGTTGGAAAAGAACGGCTTGCAGGCATCAAAGGCGACATCCGCGCCTGGCAGGCCCGCGCGGGCGACGCCGCCAAGCGCCTGGCGGAAATGACCGGCCGCCGCGAGGAGCTTGAAGCCGAGCGCGCTGTGTCGGCGGTCAAACCCGCTGGATTCATTGCGGAAATCGAGCAGGGCGAAACGATCCGCCAGCGCCTTGCCACCGACCTTGCCGCTGCCGAAACCGCACTCGCAGAAGCAGAAAGCGCGTCGAAACAAGCAGATAGCGCCCTTTCCGCCGCGAATGAAGCCCTCGCCACCGCGCGCGAGGCCCGCGCCGGCGCCACTGCCCGCGCCGAGAACGAGGATGCGCGGCGGCAGGAAATGGCTGGAATTTCAGGGGAAAGGTTCCAATGCCCGCCCCCGCTCCTGCCCGAACGCTTCGGATTCGCCTCGGCAGAGGTCGCTGCGGCCGGGGACGAGTCCGCCGCCATGGACCGCCTCGTCGCGGAGCGCGAGCGGATCGGTCCGGTGAACCTTGTCGCTGCCGACGAACTGGCCGAGGCGGAGGAGCGGCATGGCACCTCGATTGCCGAGCAGGCCGAACTTACCGAGGCCGTTCATAGACTTAGGGGATCGATCGGCAACCTCAACCGCGAGGGCCGCGAACGCCTGCGCGCCGCGTTCGAAGCCGTCGACGGCCACTTCCGCCGCCTGTTCGCGCGCCTGTTCGGCGGCGGCGAGGCGCATCTCGCGCTGGTCGACAGCGACGACCCGCTCGACGCAGGCCTCGAGATCTTCGCCCAGCCGCCCGGCAAACGCCTGCAATCGCTGACTCTTCTTTCCGGTGGCGAACAGGCGCTGACCGCAGTCGCACTGATCTTCGCGCTGTTCCTGACGAACCCGGCGCCGATCTGCGTCCTCGACGAAGTCGACGCGCCGCTCGACGACGCCAACATCGAGCGCTTCTGCGACCTGCTCGACGCGATGGTGCAGGAAACCAGCACGCGCTACCTGATCGTCACGCACAACGCGGTGACGATGAGCCGGATGCACCGCCTGTTCGGGGTGACCATGGTCGAACGCGGCGTTTCGCGGCTGGTCAGCGTCGACCTGGGCGGCGCGGTGGAGCTTCTGGAAAGCGCCGTTTAA
- a CDS encoding serine hydrolase domain-containing protein codes for MRQMAVSRRGLIGSLGALAGCALMPRLAWASAAAEARFPAVARMVDGYVSSGKLPGMIAALGWGSSEAAMDISRGALAKGGAAAVDMDSLFRIYSMTKPITGMAAMMLVDEGRLRLDQPIADLLPAFAKMQVQAVPDGSISDLRPAKTQITVRHLLTHTAGLGYSIIQKGPIRDAYVKAGLVPGQASRMPLPGMDAPKPLASLAEFADVLATMPLVYEPGTVWSYSVGLDLLGRVIEVASGKPFDAFLAERLFEPCGMTSTWFRVPAAEAGRLTTNYGVLGGLLLPIDPGRSSTYLDAPPYPFGGAGLVSSPRDYDRFLAMLLGFGRIDGREVMSEAAVRLGTSNLLPAGTDLSRSFIKGNGFGAGGSVGLGEDAGTFGWAGAAGTVGFVSYRAAVRAGVYTQYMPSDAYPVHQEFAKAVLADVTGRKAAA; via the coding sequence ATGCGGCAGATGGCGGTTTCAAGGCGCGGGCTGATCGGATCGCTGGGGGCGCTGGCCGGCTGTGCGCTGATGCCGCGACTGGCGTGGGCGAGCGCGGCGGCCGAGGCCCGCTTTCCGGCGGTGGCGCGGATGGTCGACGGCTATGTCTCGTCCGGCAAGCTGCCGGGCATGATCGCGGCGCTCGGCTGGGGCTCGAGCGAGGCGGCGATGGACATATCGCGCGGCGCGCTGGCCAAGGGCGGCGCGGCGGCCGTGGACATGGACAGCCTGTTCCGCATCTATTCGATGACCAAGCCGATAACCGGCATGGCCGCGATGATGCTGGTGGACGAAGGGCGGTTGAGGCTCGACCAGCCGATAGCGGACCTGCTTCCCGCCTTCGCGAAGATGCAAGTGCAGGCGGTGCCCGACGGTTCGATCTCCGACCTGAGGCCGGCGAAGACGCAGATCACCGTGCGGCACCTGCTGACGCACACGGCAGGGCTGGGCTATTCGATCATCCAGAAGGGGCCGATCCGCGATGCCTACGTGAAAGCGGGGCTGGTGCCGGGACAGGCGAGCCGGATGCCGCTTCCGGGGATGGACGCGCCGAAGCCGCTGGCCAGCCTTGCCGAGTTCGCGGACGTGCTGGCGACGATGCCGCTGGTGTACGAGCCGGGGACGGTGTGGAGCTATTCGGTGGGGCTCGACCTGCTGGGGCGGGTGATCGAGGTGGCATCGGGCAAGCCGTTCGATGCGTTCCTGGCGGAGCGGCTGTTCGAGCCTTGCGGCATGACTTCGACCTGGTTCCGTGTGCCCGCGGCAGAGGCGGGGCGGCTGACGACCAATTATGGCGTCCTTGGCGGGCTGCTGCTGCCGATCGATCCGGGCCGGTCGTCGACCTATCTCGATGCTCCGCCCTATCCGTTCGGCGGAGCAGGGCTGGTGTCCTCTCCGCGCGACTACGACCGTTTCCTGGCGATGCTGCTGGGCTTCGGCCGGATAGACGGGCGCGAGGTGATGAGCGAGGCGGCTGTGCGGCTGGGGACGAGCAATCTCCTGCCCGCAGGCACCGACCTCTCGCGCTCGTTCATCAAGGGCAACGGTTTCGGCGCGGGCGGCTCGGTCGGGCTGGGCGAGGATGCCGGGACGTTCGGCTGGGCCGGGGCGGCGGGGACCGTCGGCTTCGTAAGCTACCGGGCGGCGGTGCGGGCTGGCGTCTATACCCAGTACATGCCGTCGGACGCCTATCCGGTGCACCAGGAATTCGCAAAGGCCGTGCTGGCCGATGTAACGGGAAGGAAGGCCGCGGCCTGA
- a CDS encoding DUF1489 domain-containing protein — protein MPLNMTKVAYGAQSLAEIHEWFSDSGRRGGAKVARLTTRNRPKRAEEMIGGSLYWIHKHQLVARSEIVAFEEAENGYTNIVVSTKLIDVHPKPRRAHQGWRYLEEADAPADLADGEAGEVLPAQIASELAKLGLV, from the coding sequence ATGCCCCTCAACATGACCAAGGTTGCCTACGGCGCCCAGTCGCTCGCCGAAATCCACGAATGGTTCTCGGATTCGGGTCGTCGCGGCGGCGCCAAGGTCGCGCGTCTCACCACGCGCAACCGGCCCAAGCGCGCCGAGGAGATGATCGGCGGCTCGCTCTACTGGATTCACAAGCACCAGCTCGTGGCCCGGTCCGAGATCGTCGCTTTCGAGGAAGCCGAAAACGGCTACACCAACATCGTCGTCAGCACGAAACTGATAGACGTCCACCCCAAGCCCCGCCGCGCCCACCAGGGCTGGCGCTACCTCGAAGAGGCAGATGCCCCAGCCGACCTCGCCGATGGCGAGGCTGGTGAAGTGCTGCCCGCGCAGATCGCCTCGGAACTGGCAAAGCTCGGGCTGGTCTAA
- the nudC gene encoding NAD(+) diphosphatase has protein sequence METTIAFAGAGLDRADHVRADAGKLGELMNWRARLLKLEGIDPVISPEGGLDWGTLADADPEAELVFLGLMEDGRACFAQVAPSLIGSVAPPNPRLWAAMGMLSPQDLAIYGGARSLVDWHARHRFCARCGSATKLAKGGWQRSCTNEACEAEHFPRVDPVTIMTVECEGDLLLGRQPRFPPRRYSALAGFVEPGESLEGAVKREVLEEAGVKARSVRYVASQPWPFPSSLMIGCHAYADSREITIDTTELDDARWFTREEVRYAMTGAEDGAFIAPPPFAVAHHLLKWWLEQ, from the coding sequence ATGGAAACGACGATTGCATTCGCAGGCGCAGGGCTCGACCGCGCCGACCACGTCCGCGCCGATGCCGGGAAGCTCGGCGAGCTGATGAACTGGCGCGCCCGCTTGCTGAAGCTGGAAGGCATCGATCCGGTCATTTCGCCCGAGGGCGGGCTGGACTGGGGAACGCTGGCCGATGCCGATCCCGAGGCGGAGCTGGTGTTCCTGGGCCTGATGGAAGATGGCCGGGCCTGCTTTGCGCAAGTCGCGCCGTCGCTCATCGGCAGCGTCGCTCCGCCCAATCCGCGCCTGTGGGCGGCGATGGGCATGCTGTCGCCGCAGGATCTTGCGATCTATGGCGGGGCGCGCAGTCTGGTCGACTGGCACGCGCGGCACCGCTTCTGCGCGCGCTGCGGCTCTGCCACGAAGCTAGCCAAGGGCGGCTGGCAGCGGTCCTGCACCAACGAGGCCTGCGAGGCCGAGCACTTCCCGCGCGTCGATCCGGTCACGATCATGACCGTGGAGTGCGAGGGCGACCTGCTGCTGGGCCGGCAGCCGCGCTTTCCGCCCCGGCGCTATTCGGCGCTGGCCGGGTTCGTGGAGCCGGGCGAGTCTCTCGAAGGCGCGGTCAAGCGCGAGGTGCTGGAGGAGGCGGGCGTGAAGGCGCGATCGGTGCGCTATGTCGCCAGCCAGCCCTGGCCGTTCCCGTCCTCGCTGATGATCGGCTGCCATGCCTATGCCGATAGCCGCGAGATCACTATCGACACGACCGAACTGGACGACGCGCGATGGTTCACGCGCGAGGAAGTGCGCTATGCCATGACCGGGGCGGAAGACGGCGCGTTCATCGCCCCGCCGCCCTTCGCGGTGGCGCATCACCTGCTCAAGTGGTGGCTCGAACAATGA